GCCAACGCCGATGCCACCACTGCAGCCGCCGCCGACAGCACCCTCCCGCAGGAAACCGCACAGCGCGACCTGCGCGCGGGCCCGCTCACTGCCGCGCGCATGCCCACCAGCCCTGCGGACATCATGCTGCGCGTGGTGAATCTCATCGTCGACGGATACCTCGATCTGCGCCGCGAACTTTCGCGCCAGCTCGATCATTGGCAGGTCGAGTTGCTGCGCCCCAAAGCGCGCAGCATCAACTGGACCGCACTGCTCGAATCGCGCCTGGCGCTGCACCAGCTCGACGAAATCTGCGAAGACCAGCGCACCGCCATCCAGGACTGGATCGACGCGCTCGAAGGCTGGCCCACGCCGGACACCCCGAACGGCGTGCGCGAAATCGAACTGCTCAAGGTTCGCAGCCGCGACGTGCTCGAACACATCGAACGTGTGATCCACCACGTGCGCCGTCTGGAGCAAAGCGCCGAAACCGCCGTGCAGATGCATTTCTCGCTGCAAAGCAACCGCACCAACGACATCATGCGCACGCTCACGGCGCTGACCGCCGTGTTCCTGCCACTCAACCTGATCGCGGGCATCTTCGGCATGAACTTCGAGTTCACGCCGTTCGTGCACACCCCGGCCGGATTCTGGTGGGCACTCTCGGCCATGCTGATGATCGCGCTCGCACTGACGCTGATCTTCTGGCGCAAACGCTATCTGGCACGCACGGGTCAGAGTTGAGCGCCAGGCAACGCCCGCTCAGCCCAGGTGCTTGGCAAAAAACGCCTGCGTGCGCTCGTCCGCCAGTTGGGCCGCTGCCGCGTCGAACGAACCGCGCTGGTCGCAGTTGAAGCCATGATCCGCCGCGTAGAGGTACACCTGAATCTCGGGGTGCGCCTTCTCCAGCGCCTTCACGCTGTCCACGGAGATGTGCGCGTCCTTGTCGCCGAAGTGGGCCATCAGCGGCACCTTGGGCTGGCGGGCGATTTCGGCTTCGGTGGTCACACCGCCGCCGTAGTAAGGCACGGCGGCTGACAGGCCATTGAGCGAAGCAGCTGCACGCCAAGTCAACAGGCCGCCCCAGCAGAAGCCGAAGATGCCGACCTTCTTGCCGCCGGACTCCTTGGCCGCGAAGTCGATGGCCGCCTGGATGTCGGGCTGCACACCGGGCGCGGGCAGCGCTTCGGTCTGGGCCTTGAGTGCGACGCCGGCTTTCATGTCGTCGCCCGTGTATCCCAGTTCCACGTCCTTTTGCACGCGGCTGAAGTTGGCGGGTGCGACCACCAGATAGCCGCGCGCGGCCCAGCGGTCGGCCACCGAGCGGATGTGGGAGTTCACGCCGAAGATTTCCTGCAACACGACCAGCGCGCCACGCGGTGCGCCTTCGGGGCGGGCCACATAGGCGGGGAAGCTGAAGCCGTCGGCAGACGTGAGGGTGGTGAAAGCGCTCATGAACAAGGTCTCCTCGGAAGGGCTGAAACAAACCACAATCGGAGGTGCTGCGGATTGAGTCCATAAAACCACACACCGGACCTCGGCCGCATGCACCGGACGCGTCAACCTCACGGATTTGACGACAATCTTGCGAATTGATTATGGTCATGAACGGAGATTCCCTTTGAACAAGGTCGCACTCATCACTGGTGGCAGTCGAGGAATTGGCGCAGCCACCGCGCTGCTGGCCGCAAGCCAGGGCTGGTCGGTGGCGATCAACTATGTGCGCCACGCGCATGCGGCCGAGGCGCTGGCCCGCCAGATTCGCGACGCGGGCGGCAAGGCCATCACCATTCAGGCGGACGTGTCGGTCGAGGCCGACGTGATCACCATGTTCGAGACGCTCGACCATGAACTGGGCCGCCTCACCGCGCTGGTCAACAACGCGGGCGTGGTCGATCACGCATCGCGCGTCGATCAGATGATTGGCGACCGACTGCGCCGCATGTTCAGCATCAACGTGCTGGGCAGCTTCTACTGCGCGCGCGAGGCCGTGCGCCGCATGAGCACCAAGTATGGCGGCGAAGGCGGCAGCATCGTGAATGTGTCAAGCGCCGCATCGCGTCTGGGCTCGCCCGGCGAATATGTGGACTACGCAGCGTCCAAAGGCGCCATCGACGTGCTGACGATTGGCCTTGCCAAGGAAGTCGCGAGTGAAGGCATCCGCGTGAACGCCGTGCGCCCCGGCTTCATCGAGACCGAGATCCACGCCAGTGGCGGTCGTCCCAATCGCGTGAGCGATCTCACGCCCAGCGTGCCCATGGGGCGCGGCGGCACGGCCGAAGAAGTGGCCGAAAGCATCGTCTGGCTGATGTCCGACGCATCGCCGTTCACGACGATGTCGTTCCTCGAAATTTCCGGAGGCCGTTGATGGATCTGAAACCGCTCATCTCGCTGCTGGCCATCGTCAACCCGCTGGCCATCGTGCCGTTCT
This genomic stretch from Diaphorobacter sp. HDW4B harbors:
- a CDS encoding magnesium transporter CorA family protein yields the protein MAEQVIPAPFRVFHVQPGAPAHELFELPSAAPEAGFFWVACTRTFLSEHLQRTQSMLQAVTGQQLVDLHVSDLLNAQLPSHYDYTSQYDLLVFRRLSMSGRAPTNGNDAASTTASTVAPAFRRVRTSAVGFVVFDQLLFSVHPDDCNVRDAYAARLLALNTGQTTHALANADATTAAAADSTLPQETAQRDLRAGPLTAARMPTSPADIMLRVVNLIVDGYLDLRRELSRQLDHWQVELLRPKARSINWTALLESRLALHQLDEICEDQRTAIQDWIDALEGWPTPDTPNGVREIELLKVRSRDVLEHIERVIHHVRRLEQSAETAVQMHFSLQSNRTNDIMRTLTALTAVFLPLNLIAGIFGMNFEFTPFVHTPAGFWWALSAMLMIALALTLIFWRKRYLARTGQS
- a CDS encoding dienelactone hydrolase family protein yields the protein MSAFTTLTSADGFSFPAYVARPEGAPRGALVVLQEIFGVNSHIRSVADRWAARGYLVVAPANFSRVQKDVELGYTGDDMKAGVALKAQTEALPAPGVQPDIQAAIDFAAKESGGKKVGIFGFCWGGLLTWRAAASLNGLSAAVPYYGGGVTTEAEIARQPKVPLMAHFGDKDAHISVDSVKALEKAHPEIQVYLYAADHGFNCDQRGSFDAAAAQLADERTQAFFAKHLG
- a CDS encoding SDR family oxidoreductase encodes the protein MNKVALITGGSRGIGAATALLAASQGWSVAINYVRHAHAAEALARQIRDAGGKAITIQADVSVEADVITMFETLDHELGRLTALVNNAGVVDHASRVDQMIGDRLRRMFSINVLGSFYCAREAVRRMSTKYGGEGGSIVNVSSAASRLGSPGEYVDYAASKGAIDVLTIGLAKEVASEGIRVNAVRPGFIETEIHASGGRPNRVSDLTPSVPMGRGGTAEEVAESIVWLMSDASPFTTMSFLEISGGR